From Pan paniscus chromosome 9, NHGRI_mPanPan1-v2.0_pri, whole genome shotgun sequence, the proteins below share one genomic window:
- the ACRV1 gene encoding acrosomal protein SP-10 isoform X1: MNRFLLLMSLYLLGSARGTSGQPDELSGSIDHQTSVQQLPGEFFSLENPSDAEALYETSSGLNTLSEHGSSEHGSSEHTVAEHTSGEHAESEHASGEPAATEHAEGEHTVGEQPSGEQPSGEHLSGEQPLSKLESGEQPSDEQPSGERASGEEPSGEQASGEQPSGEHASGEQASGAPISSTSTGTILNCYTCAYMNDQGKCLRGEGTCITQNSQQCMLKKIFEGGKLQFMVQGCENMCPTMNLFSHGTRMQIICCRNQSFCNKI, translated from the exons ATGAACAGGTTTCTCTTGCTAATGAGTCTTTATCTGCTTGGATCTGCCAGAG GAACATCAGGTCAGCCTGATGAGCTTTCTGGCTCCATAGATCATCAAACTTCAGTTCAGCAACTTCCAGGTGAGTTCTTTTCACTTGAAAACCCTTCTGATGCTGAGGCTTTATATGAGACTTCTTCAGGCCTGAACACTTTAAGTGAGCATGGTTCCAGTGAGCATGGTTCAAGCGAGCACACTGTGGCCGAGCACACTTCTGGAGAACATGCTGAGAGTGAGCATGCTTCAGGTGAGCCCGCTGCGACTGAACATGCTGAAGGTGAGCATACTGTAGGTGAGCAGCCTTCAGGAGAACAGCCTTCAGGTGAACACCTCTCCGGAGAACAGCCTTTGAGTAAGCTTGAGTCAGGTGAACAGCCTTCAGATGAACAGCCTTCGGGTGAACGTGCCTCCGGTGAAGAGCCTTCTGGTGAGCAGGCCTCGGGTGAACAGCCTTCAGGTGAGCACGCTTCAGGGGAACAGGCTTCAGGTGCACCAATTTCAAGCACATCTACAG GCACAATATTAAATTGCTACACATGTGCTTATATGAATGATCAAGGAAAATGTCTTCGTGGAGAGGGAACCTGCATCACTCAGAATTCCCAGCAGTGCATGTTAAAGAAGATCTTTGAAG GTGGAAAACTCCAATTCATGGTTCAAGGgtgtgagaacatgtgcccaactATGAACCTCTTCTCCCATGGAACCAGGATGCAAATTATATGCTGTCGAAATCAATCTTTCTGCAATAAGATCTAG
- the ACRV1 gene encoding acrosomal protein SP-10 isoform X3: MNRFLLLMSLYLLGSARGTSGQPDELSGSIDHQTSVQQLPGEFFSLENPSDAEALYETSSGLNTLSEHGSSEHGSSEHTVAEHTSGEHAESEHASGEPAATEHAEGEHTVGEQPSGEQPSGEHLSGEQPLSKLESGEQPSDEQPSGERASGEEPSGEQASGEQPSGTILNCYTCAYMNDQGKCLRGEGTCITQNSQQCMLKKIFEGGKLQFMVQGCENMCPTMNLFSHGTRMQIICCRNQSFCNKI, from the exons ATGAACAGGTTTCTCTTGCTAATGAGTCTTTATCTGCTTGGATCTGCCAGAG GAACATCAGGTCAGCCTGATGAGCTTTCTGGCTCCATAGATCATCAAACTTCAGTTCAGCAACTTCCAGGTGAGTTCTTTTCACTTGAAAACCCTTCTGATGCTGAGGCTTTATATGAGACTTCTTCAGGCCTGAACACTTTAAGTGAGCATGGTTCCAGTGAGCATGGTTCAAGCGAGCACACTGTGGCCGAGCACACTTCTGGAGAACATGCTGAGAGTGAGCATGCTTCAGGTGAGCCCGCTGCGACTGAACATGCTGAAGGTGAGCATACTGTAGGTGAGCAGCCTTCAGGAGAACAGCCTTCAGGTGAACACCTCTCCGGAGAACAGCCTTTGAGTAAGCTTGAGTCAGGTGAACAGCCTTCAGATGAACAGCCTTCGGGTGAACGTGCCTCCGGTGAAGAGCCTTCTGGTGAGCAGGCCTCGGGTGAACAGCCTTCAG GCACAATATTAAATTGCTACACATGTGCTTATATGAATGATCAAGGAAAATGTCTTCGTGGAGAGGGAACCTGCATCACTCAGAATTCCCAGCAGTGCATGTTAAAGAAGATCTTTGAAG GTGGAAAACTCCAATTCATGGTTCAAGGgtgtgagaacatgtgcccaactATGAACCTCTTCTCCCATGGAACCAGGATGCAAATTATATGCTGTCGAAATCAATCTTTCTGCAATAAGATCTAG
- the ACRV1 gene encoding acrosomal protein SP-10 isoform X2 — MNRTSGQPDELSGSIDHQTSVQQLPGEFFSLENPSDAEALYETSSGLNTLSEHGSSEHGSSEHTVAEHTSGEHAESEHASGEPAATEHAEGEHTVGEQPSGEQPSGEHLSGEQPLSKLESGEQPSDEQPSGERASGEEPSGEQASGEQPSGEHASGEQASGAPISSTSTGTILNCYTCAYMNDQGKCLRGEGTCITQNSQQCMLKKIFEGGKLQFMVQGCENMCPTMNLFSHGTRMQIICCRNQSFCNKI, encoded by the exons GAACATCAGGTCAGCCTGATGAGCTTTCTGGCTCCATAGATCATCAAACTTCAGTTCAGCAACTTCCAGGTGAGTTCTTTTCACTTGAAAACCCTTCTGATGCTGAGGCTTTATATGAGACTTCTTCAGGCCTGAACACTTTAAGTGAGCATGGTTCCAGTGAGCATGGTTCAAGCGAGCACACTGTGGCCGAGCACACTTCTGGAGAACATGCTGAGAGTGAGCATGCTTCAGGTGAGCCCGCTGCGACTGAACATGCTGAAGGTGAGCATACTGTAGGTGAGCAGCCTTCAGGAGAACAGCCTTCAGGTGAACACCTCTCCGGAGAACAGCCTTTGAGTAAGCTTGAGTCAGGTGAACAGCCTTCAGATGAACAGCCTTCGGGTGAACGTGCCTCCGGTGAAGAGCCTTCTGGTGAGCAGGCCTCGGGTGAACAGCCTTCAGGTGAGCACGCTTCAGGGGAACAGGCTTCAGGTGCACCAATTTCAAGCACATCTACAG GCACAATATTAAATTGCTACACATGTGCTTATATGAATGATCAAGGAAAATGTCTTCGTGGAGAGGGAACCTGCATCACTCAGAATTCCCAGCAGTGCATGTTAAAGAAGATCTTTGAAG GTGGAAAACTCCAATTCATGGTTCAAGGgtgtgagaacatgtgcccaactATGAACCTCTTCTCCCATGGAACCAGGATGCAAATTATATGCTGTCGAAATCAATCTTTCTGCAATAAGATCTAG
- the ACRV1 gene encoding acrosomal protein SP-10 isoform X4 — protein sequence MNRFLLLMSLYLLGSARGTSGQPDELSGSIDHQTSVQQLPGEQPSGEQPSGEHLSGEQPLSKLESGEQPSDEQPSGERASGEEPSGEQASGEQPSGEHASGEQASGAPISSTSTGTILNCYTCAYMNDQGKCLRGEGTCITQNSQQCMLKKIFEGGKLQFMVQGCENMCPTMNLFSHGTRMQIICCRNQSFCNKI from the exons ATGAACAGGTTTCTCTTGCTAATGAGTCTTTATCTGCTTGGATCTGCCAGAG GAACATCAGGTCAGCCTGATGAGCTTTCTGGCTCCATAGATCATCAAACTTCAGTTCAGCAACTTCCAG GTGAGCAGCCTTCAGGAGAACAGCCTTCAGGTGAACACCTCTCCGGAGAACAGCCTTTGAGTAAGCTTGAGTCAGGTGAACAGCCTTCAGATGAACAGCCTTCGGGTGAACGTGCCTCCGGTGAAGAGCCTTCTGGTGAGCAGGCCTCGGGTGAACAGCCTTCAGGTGAGCACGCTTCAGGGGAACAGGCTTCAGGTGCACCAATTTCAAGCACATCTACAG GCACAATATTAAATTGCTACACATGTGCTTATATGAATGATCAAGGAAAATGTCTTCGTGGAGAGGGAACCTGCATCACTCAGAATTCCCAGCAGTGCATGTTAAAGAAGATCTTTGAAG GTGGAAAACTCCAATTCATGGTTCAAGGgtgtgagaacatgtgcccaactATGAACCTCTTCTCCCATGGAACCAGGATGCAAATTATATGCTGTCGAAATCAATCTTTCTGCAATAAGATCTAG